acattttacatgttcaaacagggggcggggcCGAGGATGCTGGTATATAAATCTGCATTTGATAAAGAATTCCAACTAGTCATAGAAAGATTAGCTTACCTTGTCGTTGctgatcatgctaactagctgcTGTAAAGCAGGgctagggttagtaatgaacatacgtccatgaggacaatggactgtcttctgccatcttcacccattggctgatcaccaacaggaaatagaactgtccCGCTGCATTTTTGACTCCTTAAGGTCTCACGAtcttgctgttctttttttttttttcatttgaggaaTTAAATTATTTAACGCAAGTACTCTTGAATATGTGCCGAGTAAAATATTGAAGAAAATTCATTAGTagtgccttacactactgtgttatgcaaaaagtaatcagttactataatgcattacttttgtaacacattactcccaacactggtcacagggtagattttctacagcctaaaACACAGGTAAGAAGTAGGTGCAGGGAATTATAGAATTTTTGCCCAATGATGCTAAAACACTAAAGTGCTACAACTTTAAGTTTGAGGAAGGTGGTATCTCAGATTAGATATTGGCCTTCGGAGTCCCAAAGCATTCCTGTTTTCATGAGTTCAAGTTTAAGTTAAAGGGTCTCAACAGAAAACAACACTGAATCTAAGAAAGACGATGAGACAGATCAGTATCAGTCCAACACACATCTCTACAGCCTCATCCCTCCTTGCGTGGGACTCCAGTCCACGTCAGTCATCGTCGACCACCATGACGTTCCCGCTCAGCTCATAGTCAATAGTGGCCCAGTCAAAGATGTTGCCTTTAGGGACTTTGTGTCCATAGTGCCAGGCCTGGATCATGCTCCTGGAGAGCACAAAGTCCCACATATTCAGGTCAGTCACCTCTCCAACAAAGCTCTGCACGGCCTCCAAACCACCCAGGTGCTTATCTGGGTCCTGCCCCAGGAGAACGGTACCTTTGGGGCGGATGGTGTGCCCCGGTTTGTAGACCTGGTACGTGCTGCGTTTACCCTCTACCCAGAAGGCAGCGAGGCCGGTCCGAGACTCCCAGGTGAGGCAGAGGCTGGTCCTGAAGGTGGTGAGAGGTGGCAAGTGGAAGAAGGAACCGTCACCGCTCATGTAGAAGGAGACGCGGCCGTCCTTCTCACGCCATACGTTGAGCTCGTCGTAGTCGGCCGTGCGGTAGGCGAAGAGGATGATCTGACGTTCTTCTGGCAGCTCGGTGGCAACACGCATGCACAGGGTGAAGGCCTTCAGCGCCATCTCCTTCTGTGGGATCAGGGCCACGTAGCTGAAGTCGGTTTCAT
The nucleotide sequence above comes from Sphaeramia orbicularis chromosome 19, fSphaOr1.1, whole genome shotgun sequence. Encoded proteins:
- the LOC115410199 gene encoding pentraxin fusion protein-like; translated protein: MVVNTQRSVLLLLLSVFGFGLSLSATQVGLEDKVLVFPYETDFSYVALIPQKEMALKAFTLCMRVATELPEERQIILFAYRTADYDELNVWREKDGRVSFYMSGDGSFFHLPPLTTFRTSLCLTWESRTGLAAFWVEGKRSTYQVYKPGHTIRPKGTVLLGQDPDKHLGGLEAVQSFVGEVTDLNMWDFVLSRSMIQAWHYGHKVPKGNIFDWATIDYELSGNVMVVDDD